One region of Candidatus Bathyarchaeia archaeon genomic DNA includes:
- the carA gene encoding glutamine-hydrolyzing carbamoyl-phosphate synthase small subunit: MLALEDGTLVKGRGFGSEGIAEGELVFNTSMTGYVEALTDPSYAGQILMMTYPLIGNYGVAEEDFESDKVQVEGFVVRELCRRPSNWRSQMALAELLEEHGVPGIEGVDTRMLTKKARVYGTMKSALAVFRPSDGPSEAELLKRAKEQPHITELDLVDRVSIREPKFIEADGGGRLELALLDCGAKRSILRQILSRGISIWLLPFDYPPEKIMELGPDGLFISNGPGDPARVHKTIGTVRKLVGKMPIIGICLGHQLISLAMGAKTFKLKFGHRGSNQPVKDFESGRVFISSQNHGFAVDESSLAGTGLEVTQINLNDRTIEGLRHKELPILCVQYHPEAGPGPHDTHFFFDEALEMLR, encoded by the coding sequence ATGCTAGCCCTCGAGGATGGGACCTTGGTGAAGGGGAGGGGCTTTGGATCCGAAGGCATAGCCGAGGGGGAACTGGTGTTCAATACCTCAATGACGGGCTATGTTGAGGCTTTGACGGATCCCTCCTACGCGGGCCAGATATTGATGATGACGTATCCCTTGATAGGCAATTATGGGGTGGCCGAGGAAGATTTCGAAAGCGATAAGGTCCAAGTCGAGGGGTTCGTCGTAAGGGAGCTCTGCCGGAGGCCGAGCAATTGGAGGTCCCAAATGGCCTTGGCTGAGCTCTTGGAGGAGCACGGAGTACCGGGGATCGAGGGCGTCGATACCCGAATGCTGACCAAGAAGGCCCGGGTATATGGAACGATGAAGTCTGCCTTGGCCGTATTCAGGCCCAGCGATGGGCCGAGCGAGGCGGAGCTCCTGAAAAGGGCCAAGGAGCAACCCCATATAACCGAGCTGGACTTGGTCGATAGGGTCTCGATAAGGGAGCCAAAGTTCATAGAAGCCGATGGGGGCGGGAGGCTCGAGCTCGCGCTTCTGGATTGCGGCGCCAAGAGGAGCATATTGAGGCAGATCTTGTCGAGGGGGATTAGCATATGGCTTTTGCCATTCGATTATCCGCCCGAGAAGATAATGGAATTGGGGCCGGATGGCCTATTCATATCGAATGGCCCCGGGGATCCGGCCAGAGTTCATAAAACGATCGGGACCGTTCGGAAATTGGTGGGCAAGATGCCAATAATAGGCATCTGCCTCGGCCATCAGCTCATATCCCTGGCCATGGGGGCGAAGACCTTCAAGCTGAAGTTCGGCCATAGGGGTTCCAACCAGCCCGTAAAGGATTTCGAATCCGGCAGGGTATTCATATCGAGCCAAAACCACGGCTTCGCCGTGGACGAATCATCCCTCGCCGGCACGGGGCTGGAGGTCACGCAAATAAACCTGAACGATCGCACGATCGAGGGGCTCAGGCATAAGGAGCTGCCCATATTATGCGTCCAATATCACCCGGAGGCTGGGCCCGGGCCGCACGATACCCACTTCTTCTTCGATGAGGCGCTGGAGATGCTGAGGTGA